CAGTGGGAAACATTTTAATTTCCCACTAATATTTTGTATTTTAGTTACGAGTTTTAATATTTCCCCATTGATATGTTATATTTTAGAGGCGCACCTATAATTCTCCACAATACATAGCATCATTAGTGGCGACATTCTAAAATCCCcacaaatatattttattttgtgaggAAATAAAAAATCGCCACTATTATGCAACCTTTTGTAGGGAAGTTGTGAATCcccacaaatatttttgttttagtgGGGAAATAGTTTTCTCCACTATTATTTCCCCACTTAAAAACCAATTTGTTGTAGTGATAAGTGACTCCACACGCCATGTCATATCACTCGCACAGCGTGCGAGTCTTTTGCTCGATCTTCAAGTTCTCCGTTCTTCCTCGGCACGATGAGTTGCAGGGCACGCCAAGTGGCACGTCGTGCAAAGGATGGAAATATTATTATCAATTCGTATTGTTCGGGAAGCTGGGTTTAATTCAGTTCAGATTGCATCAGATCCTTTATCGGCTATCCGTCTTCTTTGCAAACAAGAAACTATTCACAATTGGATGGGTGTGCTTGTTAATGATATTCTTAAAGAGATAAAGTCATTCTCACATGTTGATTTTATTCATGAAAGTCGTCAATCGAATATGGTTGCATATAATCTGGCAGCCTGGGCTATTTCTCTTTCCGATGTAGAAATCCTTATTGAGTTAATTCTTTGTGTTAATGCAagtatttttttatccaaaaaaataataaaataataagtaTTAGAGCTCCGCAATAATTAACAAAATCTATTGTCCAATTGAGAGGAACGTCTATGTGACAACtaatttcaataaattttacttaattttattcaatttggGTAAACTTCATACTATTTTAACTATGTTgatagacttttttttttctttcttcgttTAATCCTTACTTGAGTTGAAAGTTAATGATCATAGTGATATTAGGACCAAGCTCCCTGAGATGGCTGCAAAACTTGCCCAAAGTGATTGTCGGCTATTAAATTTTTTGACCTGATGTTCCGACTTTTGGCCCTCTTTGTATTTGCTTATATTATTTGGTACATTCTAACTCAATTGTAGTTCTGGATGATGGCAATAGAACTCAACATGAAAAAAAATGGCTTAAAGCAATATTTGATCCTTATCtttccaaaattttgtcatttggctcctaatctattatttggtcacatttgatCACTGatctatcccaattggtgaaatttcacccaatttatattaaaacttaaccgaatcgttatctcattgataagtaacgatattttgacacttgaacttaataaaatttagtttaggatttgttttttaattttttttctttttttaatttaatcaattatttcCACATAACGTGAcaaaaaactttaagaaatatcacgtgtcaagttcaagtgtcaaaatatcgttacttgtcaatgagataacgatttTGTTAAGTATTTATACAAATTAGATAAATTTCACCAATTCGGTAAAAGGGTGGTCCACGATCAGGTCCCTAACGTAGCCATCCTCCAACAATTGTTGGTTCCTTAGACAAGTAGTATGATAGAACCACGTGCTCTAGAAGCCGCCTTATCAGCGGAGGGACAGATAACCCCTTGGGATAGGTCAgtggccaaatgtgaccaaataataggtcagaggccaaatgacaaaattttggataggtcaaaggccaaataatgttttacaccTAAAAAAAATTGGCCACATCAATAGTTTTACTAGGAATTAGAAAAATTACACATGAATGCTTCAATTTGTAATTCTTCCCAAACCAATTTTAAGGTTGAGAATTGCATATGAAAGGCATTAAATTTCAATTGATTGTTCATCTATTCTTctagttaaattttttttcatgACACTTGTTAAGGGGTTTTGGTTATGTACAATTCATTTTTTGGGTTCTCAATTCAGATTAGAAACATAGCGATTAGATGGAGTATCTTACTTATCAATAATGGTTTTGCCTATTTTGTGAACAGTTGAAAACATATGGTACTCTTTTATCAAGTTCTGAATCCTAAAACTGTATTTGTAAATACATCAAACCagtatttttttcataaaagaATATAAGTTTTAAAACTAAGGGAGTATGTATTAGAAGAATATTCTAAAATTTCTCCaggttttatatatatagttaatagATAGATTTTAGTTTCAATTTAGATAACAAATTACCAAACCAATATCAATTTCGGTTAACAAGAAGAATGTATTAAGTAATAGTAAGTAACAAGTATTTTTCATCGTATGAACAATAACTTTTATTACTATAAGAGAACGTTTGTTTGAAAAAAATTTCAACAACGGGTATTCCTGTATTTATTGAGATATGAGACTTTCACCAAGACTTTCTAGAGTATAACACATAGTTTCCGTAATATGTTTTGGGAATTAAAATAACTTATTTCAAAATACAACACAAAGTTTTTATTGTAAACACAACAACACAAGCCTTACAAATACATTAATTCCATCATAAAATACAGCCAGAAAATGATAGTATAGAGATTGCTTTATTTCCTGAatacttcattcttgaatcaGTTAGAGCCACTGATTTTGAGCATCATGGTTCCATTATCACAACCAAATGCAACTCTACAACATATTAAAAAACATTGAGAACTCAATTAGAAAATTGCGTGATATCATAAATGAAAatgttagtaaggaattaaaCTTACTGGTGTGAACCTCTGATGCATCCAATAGCCCACACTCTTTCCAGAGAGCAATTCAATGTTTTCTCAACCCTGTAATTACAAAAGAAAACTACTTGAGAACTACAAAATCAAATAGTTAGAAGTATAGATTTAATTGATCAAAAGAATAATCATTACTGGTAAGTTTCTGCATTCCAAATTTTGATAGTCCCATCCTCAGAACCTGTAATTATGATAGGAAATTCTGGGTGTACACGAACTGCACAAACATTATTGGTGTGACCTTCCATTGTTTGAACACAGCTTTTTGTTTCACAATCCCACACCTGTTTACATCAACAATTTTCCAAATTAGGCAGAAATCAAATCTATTAATGGCTAAAGAAAAAAGAGTTAGTAAAATTTCTAACCTTGACAGTATATTCATCAGAACCACTTAGCAGATATAGTTTATCACCATTAATGTAGTAATCAACACAATTTACCCCTTTGGAATGCCCATCCAATGTAGCAATTGAACTAGGAGACTCAAGATTCCATATCTAGAAACGAACAAAATCAAATTGTATACTTAATTGCATTTTAGGGTATAATTTAGGGCTAAAAATATAGTTAACaaaaaatgtatataagtaCCTTAATTGTGCCATCAAGTGATGCAGTTGAAAATGTGGAATCATGTATAGGATTAAAAGCAGATTGCATGACATAATGTGTATGTTCTTTAAAGGTATGAGTGCAATTCCAGTCCTTTTCCCAGTCCCAGATCTTGATCGACGTGTCATCAGAAGATGAGAGTACATAGGGTAATGAAGGGTGGACACTCACACACCTAATGTAATCCTCATGTGCTTCAAACTCTTTTAGCAGTTCCATTGTATTATAATCATAGACACGGATACACTTGTCGTCGGATCCTGTCACGATCCACTTGTTCCTTTCTATGAATTTTGCACTTCTTACTGGTGAATCGCTGATCTTCAAAGACTTGACCATGGTCTACCATCAATAATACAAATTCTGAGTTAGCAATATGAAAACTGTTAATATAGATCTCATATTACTCCGTTCGATTTTTCAATTCGCCAGTTCAGGTTTTCTATAATTTCGTCTGTATAGCtaatttcagtttaataataatGTTATACTGTTGGTTTTGTTATTCCTGTTTCGATTGTCTTCTTGGACTAATATTTTCTTACGGTTCCAAATATAGGCAAAGGATAACATAGTTGGTTTTAATTACCTCAGATTTGTAGTTCCAAATATGGACAGATCCTGAATGCAAAGCTGCAAGAATCCTGCATCACAAGTAGTTATGAGAATTAATTGAggttatatttaatattttgattaaCAGAGAGTAAATTTTAATTACCATGGTTGTGTTGAATGTAGATCAACAGATTTTACCCTCTGGGATTGGTGGATGAATTCTTGCTGCACAACCAaacaatttcacaaattaattaTTAAGTGTTGGAAAATTTTAAATGCGTGAATTTATATAAAACATAACAACTAGAGAATTAATTAGTCCTGAACCTTGAACTCCAGTGCTTGACCCTgcagaaagagaaaaaaaaaatacaagtgtTTAGTCCaacattataataaattgattaATGAATATCAGAATttggtaaaaataaaaaatatagacgACATATAGCTTTATTGTTAAAAGAAGAAATGGATGCCAGACTTTGAAATGATCTGAAAAAAATATTGgaaaataagttttaaaatAGAACAGCATGCACATTTattcaaaataataaaagagaTATAGTGATCATTATATTTTCAGAAAAGAGTGTAAAATTTAAATTCCAACAGTAGAGAAAAAGatagaaaaacaaaacataGGAAGAAATAATAATAGCTCACCATTTTCTAAATTGATTTAAGAAAGGGgaaattgataaaaataaaaagatttggGGAGGCTTTTAAAAATTGGATTTGCTGTgagatgataaaaaaaaggatAGAAGATATGTGTTTATATAGTTCCCTCAGAATTCAGAAACTTTGTGGTTAAGGAAAATATCCATGTCTTGTTTCAACTTATCCACACAGTTAGCTCCAAAATTTTCCGTATGTTGTCATTTGATATGCTCTAAACCGTCGATTTGTATATATGTTGTATAATGGATGGCTGAGATAACAATTTCAACTCCCGCCTGCTTTGACCGCCTCACTACAGTCTAGCCCCACGAAAGTTCCTTCCAAGAAGGATTTGTTGTTTTGTTGCATCACTATAGTTATCCAAATTCAACCAGACTtgtaataaaaagaataaaaaatattacaatatATTAAAATAGAGATTACCCCTCCTTTAATTTATGAGGTCATATTAGCAGTGGTGGAGCCAGAGCTCAAAGTTCGGAAGGGTTCCATtgcatgaagattttttttttcttaatatcgATTCAAGGTTTTGAATCATAGTagtcaaattaaaattttcaaatttttgataatataagaGTAAATTTGATTATACTTGGAAACATTAAGTTACAAAACAACTGAAattcaatataaagtaaggataaggtgcaaaaatattccAATGTTTATacctaagaacaattttatccataacgtataaaatggtgcaattttaccgttaacagctaagagcaattttgtacctaacgttgacaagtttggtcaattggagaaattattcatcaaattgtcttctcggtcatgaattttgtaactaaaaaaatacaattaaaaataataaaggagaatgaggttaataatgattaaaaatgatatttaatattgatatttttaaaggagaatgaggtttaagagaaaaaattaaaatgtgataaaaaatgAAGAGAGGGAGATTCAAAACATAGGACCAGTTGAATGTAGAGATTCCTTTAATTATCACTACAATCAACTATGCAAACTTAGTTTTATGTCACACAATCACATTCtacattataagtactaattttaactattttgaggGCTGCTCGGGACTGAACCACTATTCATCAAGGGTGTTccggagggtcgggagaccctcccctacccccTTGGCTCCGTCCCTACATATTAGTACCATTTCACAAACAGTTGAGGTTGAAATGGTATTATTATGTATGTTGTGactaaattgatattgtttCATAAAATATTAAGGTGCAAATAACGCTATTTTACGttggactaaattgatatttctaTAGAAACCTTAAGACTATTTTTGTAACTTATCCTATAGTTTAAAAAAAGAATAGGCTACCATGTCGTTTTAACCTATTACAGTATACTAGTTAgtccatatatatattttaagatccttaaattttttcttaatcaattttttagtccctccatttatttttgtatatgaAAGTATAAAATTGCtactacagtaaaacctttatataagaatactctatataggaataacctctattttgttataaaaaaattcggTCATAACttgggccagttataaatagtaataacctcccaaacgttatttgttatacatttttcaagtcccacctttagaaactatgcctctatatagtaataattatataattatatgtatatatatattgagaattcaaactaaattataaaatattaaaaaaactattgaaattatctatgagttggaaacacaaactacacattgaaattataaatatttagtattctcattGATGTTTACATTTTTTCCATAAAACTCTTCAAAAtttctatatattgaaaacctaaactctaaattgaaattctaaatatttaatttgttccattaatgtctattgttatacattatatataaactatATATGCTTATGATAATCTTAACCAATTTCAAGTGGtattatttcatattattttatgtgttgagaaattttattataccaaactctatttagtaataacctcccaattgttatacaaatagcccggtcccaagtgtattcctatatagaggttttactgtagttatataaataaaaaaaaacttatctttttaattttcaaatttaaacaacatattcataatgatatatatatatatatatatatataacagtgTAGTCTTTTTGTATagagtaccattacttggtgtgttttcaccattaaaTGAtagagtataaaattaatccaatagtgaaaacacacaaaataaggcttactttataaaaaacaaagtaaacatagccTTTACCTAAGTACtagatgatataattttatcCTTTGAAATGATCATTCTTTCTTCATTGTAATCCAAGATGGTATTAGAGATATATGAGATTTTATTGTTTTGTTATATATTcaatatttacaaatttaatcATTAATAAACACACCATatcttatttata
The window above is part of the Euphorbia lathyris chromosome 3, ddEupLath1.1, whole genome shotgun sequence genome. Proteins encoded here:
- the LOC136223206 gene encoding coatomer subunit beta'-1-like; protein product: MGQALEFKQEFIHQSQRVKSVDLHSTQPWILAALHSGSVHIWNYKSETMVKSLKISDSPVRSAKFIERNKWIVTGSDDKCIRVYDYNTMELLKEFEAHEDYIRCVSVHPSLPYVLSSSDDTSIKIWDWEKDWNCTHTFKEHTHYVMQSAFNPIHDSTFSTASLDGTIKIWNLESPSSIATLDGHSKGVNCVDYYINGDKLYLLSGSDEYTVKVWDCETKSCVQTMEGHTNNVCAVRVHPEFPIIITGSEDGTIKIWNAETYQVEKTLNCSLERVWAIGCIRGSHQVAFGCDNGTMMLKISGSN